A single Schistocerca piceifrons isolate TAMUIC-IGC-003096 chromosome 6, iqSchPice1.1, whole genome shotgun sequence DNA region contains:
- the LOC124802814 gene encoding astakine-like, with protein MHQASLSLLLAASAALILATSAGLVKKVVIPGYIDCVSSNDCGTTECCVLGTARFSIPSCQIRGEVGDPCSPISQPRNMSVSYLDGSVVQLVDVYSVVCACAPGLLCSPDSATCADPVAKQSLNELDD; from the exons ATGCATCAGGCATCCCTGTCTCTGCTGCTGGCTGCCAGCGCCGCCCTGATCCTGGCGACGTCGGCAGGTCTGGTGAAGAAGGTCGTCATCCCAGGCTACATCGACTGCGTCAGCTCCAACGACTGTGGCACGACAGAGTGCTGCGTCCTCG GCACTGCGCGCTTCAGCATCCCCTCGTGCCAGATCCGCGGCGAGGTCGGCGACCCGTGCAGCCCCATCAGCCAGCCGCGCAACATGTCCGTCAGCTACCTGGACGGGAGCGTCGTCCAACTGGTCGACGTGTACAGCGTCGTCTGCGCATGCGCGCCGGGGCTGCTGTGCAGTCCGGACTCAGCCACGTGCGCCGACCCGGTCGCCAAGCAGTCTCTCAACGAACTCGACGATTGA